The region TACGATCTTTGAAtgtaagttatcggtctggtcataacggggttaacttcggggctcggggtgagtctcggggtaatttggtgattagaacatttcCGAGAATTAAAGGCTAAccggatatgatttattagcatttgagaataatgagaattacggaaattggagggtgttagttatgattaacaagatagacgtgaaatgacaattttacccttggggctgttaaggaaagaagataagcctagggtcattttggtcttttgacctaaatgatatatatataactttaatAAGCTATTGAAGCTTAAGAAAACATAGCGCTTCCTTCTTCTCCCGTTCATcatctctcttctttttctctttggatttctgagcttaatttgaggaatcaagctaaaGAAGTGAGGCTTGAGGTTCTAGGAttatgttcagccattgaagatgATTCAATtcaagtttaaggtaaggttttagttcaattttctGGTTCCTTAATCTGTTTTTGGTGTTTGTTTTGaggttggagttttgatcatttaAATGgaaatttgatgaagttttgaatggtttaaagtataggttttgttggttatatggtgaataagttgtggtaatagttggtggcGTTGCTTTGTGATATTGAGAGTGTTTTAGTGAGGTTTTGAATTGAGTTCAaagaggaaaaacaggggtttttggctgggttttgggtGGGGcggcgactctgttctagagcatcgcggcccaagcttgatgaagaagCAGGGTGGTGTTGAAGGGCcattgggccgcggcatggggttGGTGGGGCCGCGGCGTGTGTTGGTGGCTGGAGGGCAGGCGCCTCTGGTTGAggaggtgggccgcggcatggaagtgtagggtcgtggcccttagtgaCATTTTTGGCCAGAAGTGTGTTTTCATCGTGGGAATTCAAACCTTatgcctcgggatcgttcctactacccggtttagtaggattcaatgtctcgaaggctaggttttggtccaggaaccttttgttattcattttattgatggaatcctataattggttatgactaggtgaccgctaaagaaaTCAAAAGGgtagattgttctcaagggtcgttcttttactatttctcgctcgaaccaaaggtacgaaaactgcacccagtatgtgatatgcatggttattattgagacatgttgagtgctctataagtggacattgattgcattaaaatgcataagatacatgagattagggcatggcatgaatattgaTTATGATATtgatcagagcttaagtctctgtatttgtgcatgattataattgtgcTTTTGATTATTGAAtgagcatgctaaataccttatatctgaatatctggcatatgatatatgtctgtttgcattacctcattgaggaagcactgacttattagtcagggatcggcattggtgtcagtattgattgtgaagctatgacttattagtcaagatcaACAGTgctactgagcactggtcatatggtattaacttatgagtcaataacggtattagtgtgtttaacgcaagccgaaaagattagatctaatcgacataagcattatcgttctgagtatgaaatgcttgaccgaccttaagttcgatgaaaactaaaagtgattgtctagtctaaagactaGTTATTTAGGGCCAGGTGATTgaatcgtcacatggctaggagggtatgagacctcagagatagacttatcagccaTCTATTTaaagagtgactcattagtcaacatttagagatagacttatcagtcttctattcaaagatagacttatcagttttctatacagagatagacttatcagtcatctatctaaagagtgacttattagtcaactgttcaaagaatagacttattagtcatctatctcaaatagacttattagccatctacatcaaagagagtgacttattagtcaacaaTTCAAagaagagacttattagtcatctatctcagagagacttattagtcatctacctcaaagagaatgacttattagtcaactattcaaaAAAGAGACCTACTAGTCATCTACCTTGAAgtgagtgacttattagtcatctactcagagcgcaaaACTCCACAAGAATTTATTTGTATCTGCTTGCattcatgagtagggttattactgctaggcatgcctattataaTTTAGCGACATGCGATTActtattcatgagcatattgagttttcttgctgagcttgggctcacggatgctatgtggtgcaggtaaaggcaaaataaagctggaccatccttgagttggagagcttaagtgacgatgtgtacatatgtggctgctcgaccaccacggtcgagggttgaaagaggaactagggttaaaccctattttgccgcttaggtcagctggttgtaaatcttttgttgtaattaaccttttaattatatttttgggatcccaatgtatacgttaaacgttttagtgaaacgttatatctttttttttaaccctaaaccgctaatcatacttagttacacgattatggccaaatgactcgattagcgagtttagcactgtttaaaatacacactgtaacggtccctgggtagtagggcgttacaacttgaaaCAAGAACTCTGGAACTAGGTCGCACGAGGAAGGTCCCTCTTAGAAGATCACCTCGTGTTACtaaaaaatcatatatgaataaaaataatcaaacaCCATTATACCCGGTTACTTAAATAGATCTGAAAAAAACTCTAAAAATTAGAACAGATCGTGACTATAACCGGTTAAAATTATgtttaaaaggaaaaaaataaatatgaagTGCAAAAACAGATTTGAAATGACAAAACCAgttgtgaaaaagaagaagaagaacaacaacaacaacaaagaaaataaaaataaaattagatttaaagaagaagaagaataaccGGAGGGGGAGGTACATTACCGTCAGGGGCAAGGGCAGAAGTGAATCGTTGTCGTCGAGGGTGGGAGCGGAGGTAGCATCTCCAACGAGGGACTGAGAAGAGAGAATCAAAATGGGGAGGAGAGAGTAAGAAAtgagaaaagagaaagaaaaaaagatataTCGTGAGAAAGAGAAAGAAGTGGGTGAGAgataattttgtatatttatgattatagtaatctattttttatattatataaaattaccatatttacatttttttttcaaaaaaattaccatatttatatttttttttcaaaacttaccatattttgtataattttttttttttttccaaaaatataaaaactaagtttattttatcatatttatgtaaacttctcaAATAAAAATGGGCTCATCATGGGCTTTAAGCCCATAAGAAAGCCCGTTAGCCCAGGCCTTATCGCTCTAAACAAAGTGATTCTCTCACTCGTATTCGGATACTCGTAACACCGCCAGAAAAGACCGTCTTTCTCTTCTCTCACCGGTGAGTGGTGGCAATGGCGGGAAGGCAAGTCACCGGCGATGGCTTACCAACGAATCTCGCTGGAATGACTAAAAATCAGCTCTACGACATCATGTCTCAGATGAAGGTTTTCTCTCGTttatttcctcattttctctctttccAAACACTCGCTGCTAGACCTAGCATAATGACAATTTCATTTTTGTGTTCTTGGCTTAAATGTTTTCGCTCTCTCTTTCTTTATACAGACGCTGATCGAGCAGAACCAGCAGCAAGCTAGACAAATCCTCATTCAGAACCCGCTCCTTACCAAAGCTCTTTTTCAGGTCCGCCATTagtaatttttattctttttcgaGTTTCTTggtagaaaaatatatttatcttTGGTGAAATTTGAAAGATTTTTGTTAATTGATGAGTTTAGTGAAATTAGGGTTTGTTTTTGCGGGGATTGAAGTTTGATATTCCATATGTTTAACTTTTGTATATGGTTGTGTAATTCCTCAATCTGTAGTTATGGCATGTAATGGAAAATAGGGCTTGTTGTATGAAATACTATTATGTGGTTTCGATGGATTAGCTATGGTTATCTAGTCTAGACAATTACGTGACAGACTGTTTACTGGGGCCTATAAGTTCAGTAGAATGTATAATTTGTGGCATTATGAGAATATTGATGAGAAACCGTTGAGAGAAAAATGTTTCTGGAAATTAGTAACAATAAGATTGGGAATGATTTACTCGTTGATTTAAGAGAATTTCGAACTGTTTGTGCGCAATGGAGAATAATTTTTAGGTGCCAAACCGTTCTGTGCTTTACTTTGTTGCTCTTTGATAGTCTTACTGTTTGGCTGGATTGGAGTGGATTATTATATTATCATTTGGGACTGTATCTGATAATGTTGGAACAGTCTGTTTTGTTTATTCTCAAGCAATGATGTGATTTCAAAAGATCAAATCTTGTCTGTTTTGTTGTGCTTTTCCTACTTTAAACGAAGGTTATACTTGCAAACTTTTGCTCTCTTTAGGGAAAACTTATATTTTGAGATGACAAATTGCAACGGTAGTAGATGCAAGTGTGCCTTATAAAATTCAAATGTTTAGAAATTAGAGAGAAGTGTGAAGCCTTCTATACCCTATACATCAATCCATTGTGTTGTAGTCATTACAGTTCTTTGCCACTTTTAATTAGTTACAATTAGAAAACATAATCTAATTCTAATATCTAGTAAAGATTTATTCTTTTTCTATATGGAGGATCTTCCACTTGCCAGAGTTTGTTTTGGTAATCGTGTTTCTCTTAGTAATTGGGCTTTATTGGTCAATCAACAAAGGATTACTTGCCAATTGTAAATGGCTAGACAAACAATTTAAAGTTTCACATTCTCTGAGTGCTTCATTGAAACCAATTAATATTACGTTGTCAATTTAAAAATCAGATTGTTGTGTCTCATTCTCTAACTGTGTAATGCTTTcttatttaaaatgaatttatTCCAAATTCTTTTTAAGCAATTTTTTTGGGGTTGAAATTCAATTTGGAATTCTTGACACTAAAAGATGTTTTATTGTGTACTACATAGTAGGATAGCTTATAGAAGCTAATGGTGATTTAAATGGTCTGTTGAAAAACACTGTATTATCAATTGCTTCTTAACTACTACTGATTAtgtcatttcattttttttcccaGGCACAGATAATGCTTGGAATGTTGCAGCCACCTCAAGTGGTATAAAGTTGtcattattttgtttttatttaataacaAGGCTTTGACCTTTGAGTTTCTAATGATCTACCTGTGTAAATGTTATTTTTGTGTTCAGATTCCAAACATTGAGCAACCACCACCGCAGCATTCTCAGCAATCAACACAACTTTCTCAGCAGTCCAACATTCAGGCATCTCAGTCATTGTCAGGTCAAGTGGGTATTAAGGACCAAGCCGGTGCATCTCAGATGCAGACTCCTGCACGGATGCAACATCAGAACCAGCCACCCGTGGCTATCTCTTCTCCTGCCGTTCCTGCTGTACATATTCAACCTCAGCCTACACCTATACATCCTTTGCAAACACCACAACCTCTTAAAGGACACTTGCATCCCCAGGTTACTACAACATCTATTCCGCAGTCCTCTCAGCTTCCGAATTTACCTTCTCTTCCTCTCCATTCTTCTTCACAGCAACCTCCACATCATCAATCCCAAATGTCTACACCTTCGGGTCAGATGCAACAATCTATGCAGACAGC is a window of Humulus lupulus chromosome 4, drHumLupu1.1, whole genome shotgun sequence DNA encoding:
- the LOC133831746 gene encoding cleavage stimulating factor 64, giving the protein MAGRQVTGDGLPTNLAGMTKNQLYDIMSQMKTLIEQNQQQARQILIQNPLLTKALFQAQIMLGMLQPPQVIPNIEQPPPQHSQQSTQLSQQSNIQASQSLSGQVGIKDQAGASQMQTPARMQHQNQPPVAISSPAVPAVHIQPQPTPIHPLQTPQPLKGHLHPQVTTTSIPQSSQLPNLPSLPLHSSSQQPPHHQSQMSTPSGQMQQSMQTAGIPHLPLHPPLPPQPRPHSMGNFQHQYPPHMGTNVGYQHAGPPQHHSQPMFHSGNKPPGNIGPSFSHPQHPHQSQPPPQLMYQGGNMPTEFNNQGGNPMQVDRGSAWMPAPPENSALTQLSAQQSVIPGQMGPGNQPPRAPSLTPEMEKALLQQVMSLTPEQINLLPPEQRNQVLQLQQILRQ